Below is a genomic region from Eupeodes corollae chromosome 1, idEupCoro1.1, whole genome shotgun sequence.
agaaaacaatatttaaacaaaaaacgctTCCAAATACATACTTTGGAAATACGGTCTCTTGCTGAAAGGCCTCACGTTTAGACTTCTTTTCCAGACGTGCGGCTTCTTTTTTagccttcttcttttttttctttgattttttcgCCTTCGACGAAGACGTTGAAGACTTACCCTCCCGTAGTTTCTTATGTTTcgaggcttcttttatgagcttTTGAACTCGTGTCTCATAGTCATCGTCCGCTCCTGCTCCCAAAAAGTCATCCATCTAAAAAGATTccaataaaattccaaaaacgaaacagaaaattgaaatggaaatattttacttcattATAATCCGTTTGTGAATCTTTCTGGATCAAATGAAAAGGTTGACTAAATTCAAAACCTGATGATCCAACGCTGCCTGAATTCATGTCACCCATTCGCTTGCTAAGTGGCGACAATGACTTTTGCTTgcgattctttttcttttgcttaTCGTCTCCTGAATCTAAAATGATACGAGAAAACGTTGAATTTTCGGGAGACGAAGattaaaaggatttttatttaaaaactcgccttcaaaaaataatcaCTCAATTCTAAGATAataggtacatttttttaaggatctCAAGAACTATTCTCAAGCTTTGGGTAtgggttttttcttttatgttacCTGAACTATCATCAGAAGAATCGCTGCCTGATGAGGAATCCGATGAGTCTTCACTGCTGGAGGAGGAGCTCGAGGATTTGtgctttgattttttctttttcttcaaatccGACGAACCTGTGGAGAATTTAACTGTGAATTGAAGTGAAATGTCAgttaaaagaaactaaaaaaagatgaaaagaaagaaaaattaaacaagaagaaaggaaaatagaaaaagtcaGGTTGAGGCGCAACTCCATCTCTTGgcgtttcttttttgtttgttaaaccCCATTTACCTGGAATCGAGAGCATATTTATGTCAATTAATGGACCTCCAAGTCCCGGGCGTCGCATCAGGGCATCCAACGAGATCCTTGCCTGTTCGTGGTTGGGTATAATGTTCAGACAATTCTGATAGGCCTTGACGGCCTCCTCCATTTTGTTTTCCTCCTCATAGCTCCTGCCCAGAGCGACCAAAGTCTCACCCATGTATTTCCTGGCATTCGTGTGGAACGAATTCAACTTCAATGCCGTCTCGAAGTCCTCCACGGCCTTGACAAATGATCCCTTGTTGGCGTAGAGTGCTCCGCGCGCTACCAACCCCTCCACATTCCTCGGATCGATGCTCAGTGCTTTGTTCAGACACTGAAAAGCCTCAACGTGCCGGCCAATTTTAAAGTGCTCAATTCCATCGGCCACGGACCTGCAAAGACATTGTACACAAAGCATTTTCTAGATTCCACACGGAGCTCACCTAAAAGCCCATTTGCTGGCCTGAGTCTGCCTCAGCTCGATGGCATAGTCCTGGGTGGGGTAGCGGTGTTTGAGACTTGCCATATGACTGAAGGTGTCATTTATGTCCAAGCCCACCTCCTGATAGAGAATCTCATAGCAGTTCGTGTTGTGGAACACCTTCGAACTGCGCAAGTAGTCCATGTAGCTATCCGAGGATTCGCTTATGATTctcctaaacaaaaacaaaaaccacgaCGAGAAGTTCCATTAAACCCGGGTCAAGATCGAAATGGATTATAGGAGAGGTCACCTGTAATAATCGGGAATTTGTTCCGGCAGGATGAGTCCCAGCGGGGCTGAGGTATCCTTGGTGAGAACTCTCTTCATGCCGAGCGTCATGCGATCGGCGTCCACCGAAATATCCAGAACTTCGCAACAAACAAAAACGTTTGCAGCGTAGTTTTTGGGATTGCCCTTCTCATCGTATCCTGGGACCATGAAGTTGTTAGGAACGTGCGCCTAAAAAATGATCACCAAATTAAAGTGAGAGAAGCGAAAGTGAAAGCGCAAACGAAAGTAACTACCCTCAAATCATCAAATAAAGGAAGACACCTACTTTGGATCAACTATTTTCCAGTCAGTTCCAAAACAAACAAGAACCGAGTCAATTCAAAGGAAGACgactaaaaaccaaaaactaaaaccaaGGCAGGGAATCCTTGAACTTACCTTGACATTTATGTCTGCTAGGTAGCGCACCAGCGGCTCGCGGGTGCACAACACCTTCACCAAAATTGCCGTCGCGGTTGTCTTTGTTACAATGCCATAAACAATATGGCCCGGTTTCACTGCATCCAACGTGCTATGACACACCTTAGACTTCTCCTGACCCGCCGTGTTCAAGAAGTACTCATAAGGCGGCAACGGTACAATTTTGTCCGTAGCATctgaattaattacaaaaacaacGAGACTTAAACTAAGCAAaacgaaattcttttttttttgtaaggaaacaataaaagaaaaacattccaatggaatgaaacttaaaaaaagaataacaccGACCTTGACGACTGCCGGTTGTTGTTTCCGAACCGGTATTAACACTGGCGCTTTGCAATTCGCGACTATAGAGCCTTTCTGCGTTTCGCGCAAGGAATTGATGGAGTTTCAAGCGCTTGGCACGGTCCTGAAAGGTTAGATTCTTCTGTCTCTCGAAGTAGACAGAAAAGTCGGGATTGGTGATGCCAAGCTGATAGAGGTCGTGGTCACCACGCTCGCCAGCCCAGATCTTTTGCAATGGCTGGCCGTGGAACTTCAGAGATTTTGCTATGAACTCAGagttcatttttgatttttatagtttttgttatgtttttagcTTTGCAAACACTTTTTTACTGTCACTGATGGGAATAACGAAAAAACacataagaaaattaatttaataaaaaactcaaaacgcGAAAATCTGAAAAAGAAGCGTGAAGTGAAAAATTAATGGAGCGATGAAGTTCGGCACATTTTTGGCTTCCTTTCAATGAAATTCtgtaagaaaataagaaattctGAAAAAGGGGCTTTTCACTTAGTCCTACCTGCGATTATTTCATAACAACAtgcattttcttttctttattcttataaattaaatttacaattttggaaagaaaattttggaagaaaaatttgaatgctgTTCCGATCCGATATGGCAATGTAATATTTGTCTCTGTCTAATTTTTCATgttattttttggtatttttgacatttgtgttCGTGGCTGCGTTCATAGTCCCACGCCTAATCAGCCCGCTGTGTACAGTATGAACGGAATTTCTTTAAGTTCTGTTCGATTGAATTATAATAATGGGCTTCTACTCAGTAATACAAAATAtgcgttcataaatgtaaataagtAACTCTGTTAAAAACAAACTGTCTGACGGCTGAATTGCGATTAGACCTGCAgtcattgtatttttgttgcCGCTCTGGCAAGGTAAAGTATCTTAAGtcgatttttaacatttttcaggagaacgaatttaaacttttaaaaaatatataaggagAACCGTTTTGAGTAGAAACATGAAAATTGGACAGAAACATCataattttcttctctttttctatacatttaagactaacaaaataagtttagtaAAAGTATTTCTAAGCAAAATTTGTCACTTAAGCCCTTTCACCTTTTtctaatttgtatattaaattgttttataattgtttcCGAATTTCGTTTCAATTCTTGTTTGAACTTACTTATACATAAGCCGTTTTTtccgtttttataaatttaacttcatttttacttaagacttttttctttaagaaaatttttgttaagttttattgaaataaaagtaacTATAGGAAAGCAAAACATAGAAAtaagttaatacaaaaattagactgtaataaaagaaattagCTTAATAGCACTTATAGTCAAAAGTACCATCTTCGACTTCTTCTGTAAGATCCGGATGAAAGTCTGGTTTGCTTCAGTGCAGAGAGTCTTATAAAAGTCATGAAACTGCTCATCAATCAAAGGGAGCAGCTCCAAAAGATGTTCTTTTTTTGCTTCGTTGAAGAGGGTCTGTGCTTAGTTCATTACAtccttgttttttaatattgagtATTTGAAATGGTTCTTTCTCGCTTAGAGAATTCTTATAACAAAAGTTGAATGGAGCATCTGATGTGAAACGAAACCATCTAATGTTCctccaatttattttgtttttactgtcATTAACTTTGcgagaaatatatttatttttaacaatcgaCCCAAAGTTGTGAAATTTGCATCGAGACATCTCAATtacatcaaattttattttggttccGACTCCCCGTACAAATTGGTACCAGTCTCTTGGGTGGTGAATTTTGTAgtcagttctttttttctttctttcaataaTGGAAAGGTCTATGTCACATTCCATGTGTGTGCGACCCGGAATCAAAAACTTATGATCAGTatactttaaattgtttaaaacaaacaaacaaataacaaacttcggatctgtacgtggaatgttaggttcttaacagaccacgtgcagccgaacaactagcggaagccctaagctgctgcaaggcagatggaaccgccatccaagaaatgTGATTGAATGTACCGGGctaacgcaaactaaaagactgcgatgtatactacggcgactgctaccgagaacaaagacagcgtctatttgggtgtagatttgttgttggaactagactcagacaaaaagtcttgagtgtgagcgagcgcatcacgacatcaaggctaaattcgccatcATATGCCTAATATGTGCGCgggccccaacagaggagaaagatgaagacaccaaagacatattcttcaagctgttggacaagacatatgagcattgccctggctatgacattaaaattgtcttaggagattttaacgccaagctaggaagagaagacatctttggtgacaCAATCgagagatacagcctgcacgacaccacctccgacaacggattcaggctgatcgatttcgctgcggggctagacgttctggtagctagtacgcagttcacgcatctcaatatccacaaggggacatggaaatctcctgatcaatcaaccgtcaaccagattgacgacattgcgatcgacgcacgacacttctccagtatccaggatatccgaatattccgagaggccaacattgacccGGACCACTcctcattgtagccaaggtacggctacagaTATctcggtccaagccaaaacaaggaaatactgtgagaagtttcgacgttagactaCCGAGCCTCTAATAATAAACAGTGGCAACAttaccttgcagccatcagagattccacctctgaagtgctaggtttcacacggccactaCAGCGAAACCCcaggtttgacgacgaatgccgatAAGCACACACAGCTAAACAGTAGGCATATAAAACGGCGCTgaacaaaaggaccagagctgctcgcgagctctacgagcagaataggagagaggaacaccggcttcttagatgaaaaaaagagagcatgagaagcgagcGATCGAGGAGCGACTGGTATGGATCCAGCACCAACTCATGGtaggaagaaagcatacccgatgagtggaatctcagttTTCCCCATACATAAAAAGGAAACCTTCTAAATTGTGCCAACTACGGAGGCATCAgtttccttaacattgcatataagaatGTCTCTGCCgtatatgtgaacgtctgaagccgttcatcAACGACATATAGGGAATTATCAGTATGGCTTCAGACTagtaaagtccactatcgaccaaatattcacactacggcagatattGGATAAAACCCAGGAGGTTCAAATGGATagccaccatctctttatcgatttaaagccacttatgacagcatccatagggaagagctctacagagcaatacCTAGTTTTGGcatgtgatgtcagtggagtgtttttaagcattgcgacggaagcgaagaagatgggtttagtggtcaagaATAagcatatgctgtcatcaaaaaaggacattgaacaacgacgcacgtgttggacaaaacgtcagcATGGACAGcgaaaactttgaggtagttaaggactttgtccaTCTAGGCACCGCTTTAAGCactgacaacgacaccagcgctgaaatcaaacgaagaataactcttgcaaatcgctgcttctttggactctCGCGACgtttaaaatcaccatctataagacactcgtcatcccggttctcatttatggtgctgaggcctggacacTGTCAAAGAATATGAGAACGTCttgggatgcttcgagagaaaaattcttcgggtgaatttttggtcccgtacgcatagatggataatgaaggagaagatataacgacgaactggacgggctgtacagccacactgacctagttagcagactTAAAGTCCAACGGATTAGAAGGCTAGTTCATGTAgtgcgaatggacatcaacgttccagcccagaaggtcttcgaatccaatctcgagggacggcgcagtagaggaagaccgcgactcaggtgtcgcacccaggtgggagaggacctcaaccaacttgaaacagctagctaaggaccgatctggctggagacgcatgttggttggcCCAAATccgtcccggactgtagcgctacctttaGTAAGAAAGTAAGACAAGCTTTCAATTTGTGTTTAACTGAAGTAtactaaatattaattttggaaTCAGTTTAAATTTATAGTTCAAATCTCTtaaataaagggtggttaaatttgtAAGGCCAATGTTGGATGAGAaccacacctcaacatcaatttttacgatttcatttaacatttctcaatttGAATTCAACGCGTTGAAGTTATAACGACTTAATATGGAAATGAGTGTTGAATTTTGCATTTTGATTTCAAGACTCATTAAGTCGGAATAACTTCAACGCGTTGAATTTGTCGGTCAATCGTCCGGTTGTTCGTACAATCAAAAAATCGAAAGATGCGCAAACACCAGTGCATGTTCGTTAAACTAGTTCTGTAGAAAATATTTCTGCTGTTAGCGGTAGTATGGCAATATGCATAAAAACACGCTAACAAGGTaaaattgactcaagaactaaagcctcttcACCATTTCAAACGTCGTCCATGTTCAGAATGTTGGCAAGAAATGTCAACAGTGggtgatcaattttcgaagaaaatcatcttaagTGATGACGCACATTTTCATCGCTTTGAATTCTTCAATAAGCAGGATTGCCGCATTTGGGAGAgtgataatccaagagtgattgttGGAAAACTAATGCAGCCACAAAGAACGACTGTTTGGTGCAATTTATAGGCCGTATTGTTTCTGTTCAAACCGAAGCTGGTCAGTCAGTTACTCTTTTACGTGTTACGTGAGATGAGAACTAacttcttatggcccaaattgaaagATATGAATGTTTACGATATGTAGTTTCAACACGACGGTGCCACTTGTCACACTGTTAACGAAACAATGATTCTTTTGCACGACAAATTCAATGGCCGGTTTATCTGACGTGGTGGTGATGACAATTGGCTATCaaaatcatgtgatttgacataGTTGgactaatttcttttaaattatttgaaaaaaggtggaCGTCGATGAGCCAGCAacaatttaagagctaaaaGATGAGTTAATCCGGTACAAGAACAGAATAGAATATTCGTTATGACTCAGATTCATCGAAAATTTCGACCATCGGATAGATATGtgatgacattgaaataatcggaagaactgagcgtgatgtcaatggggctttagtgagtattgaggcagaggcagcaaaaGTGGGTCTGacggttaatgagggtaaaacaaagtacattctg
It encodes:
- the LOC129940685 gene encoding tetratricopeptide repeat protein 14 homolog isoform X2 — encoded protein: MNSEFIAKSLKFHGQPLQKIWAGERGDHDLYQLGITNPDFSVYFERQKNLTFQDRAKRLKLHQFLARNAERLYSRELQSASVNTGSETTTGSRQDATDKIVPLPPYEYFLNTAGQEKSKVCHSTLDAVKPGHIVYGIVTKTTATAILVKVLCTREPLVRYLADINVKAHVPNNFMVPGYDEKGNPKNYAANVFVCCEVLDISVDADRMTLGMKRVLTKDTSAPLGLILPEQIPDYYRRIISESSDSYMDYLRSSKVFHNTNCYEILYQEVGLDINDTFSHMASLKHRYPTQDYAIELRQTQASKWAFRSVADGIEHFKIGRHVEAFQCLNKALSIDPRNVEGLVARGALYANKGSFVKAVEDFETALKLNSFHTNARKYMGETLVALGRSYEEENKMEEAVKAYQNCLNIIPNHEQARISLDALMRRPGLGGPLIDINMLSIPGSSDLKKKKKSKHKSSSSSSSSEDSSDSSSGSDSSDDSSDSGDDKQKKKNRKQKSLSPLSKRMGDMNSGSVGSSGFEFSQPFHLIQKDSQTDYNEMDDFLGAGADDDYETRVQKLIKEASKHKKLREGKSSTSSSKAKKSKKKKKKAKKEAARLEKKSKREAFQQETVFPKPPPMDAIALNNSLEKYERSIMELNAFQKPPPAKATMEIIDLDNEEPPPAPSFNRAVKPRAESPIPPAPKSSKISIKIQNPGPSSSASSSARGAQVPPPPTTAINSSSAAQNRSSRFMPGMKEQENNSFKPFPIKGPVVLDKFGCFRLATVPATDNLADQRDKMHIYSRTNIHCRSSSRSLSRSRSRGRSRRKSKSLTRHRSKSSDRNGVKGRSRRSRSRSRSPRSRRTRRRSRSRSRSRGRRPSRGGRRRSPPTRRRSKTRSRSRGRRRSPSPFNPNRRPRPGSPIRRRRGNSPDDRKGSFGDSTPKKVFGNRVWQRPVDNSKQSRWGEKLDNKDNPSASSSSSSAPAPAAAAGASASKAPSGIDGRWKHDKFVKEDGISLEEIDKIITQAKKERKEEILQRDKKILKKNPTNNFL
- the LOC129940685 gene encoding tetratricopeptide repeat protein 14 homolog isoform X1, with amino-acid sequence MNSEFIAKSLKFHGQPLQKIWAGERGDHDLYQLGITNPDFSVYFERQKNLTFQDRAKRLKLHQFLARNAERLYSRELQSASVNTGSETTTGSRQDATDKIVPLPPYEYFLNTAGQEKSKVCHSTLDAVKPGHIVYGIVTKTTATAILVKVLCTREPLVRYLADINVKAHVPNNFMVPGYDEKGNPKNYAANVFVCCEVLDISVDADRMTLGMKRVLTKDTSAPLGLILPEQIPDYYRRIISESSDSYMDYLRSSKVFHNTNCYEILYQEVGLDINDTFSHMASLKHRYPTQDYAIELRQTQASKWAFRSVADGIEHFKIGRHVEAFQCLNKALSIDPRNVEGLVARGALYANKGSFVKAVEDFETALKLNSFHTNARKYMGETLVALGRSYEEENKMEEAVKAYQNCLNIIPNHEQARISLDALMRRPGLGGPLIDINMLSIPVKFSTGSSDLKKKKKSKHKSSSSSSSSEDSSDSSSGSDSSDDSSDSGDDKQKKKNRKQKSLSPLSKRMGDMNSGSVGSSGFEFSQPFHLIQKDSQTDYNEMDDFLGAGADDDYETRVQKLIKEASKHKKLREGKSSTSSSKAKKSKKKKKKAKKEAARLEKKSKREAFQQETVFPKPPPMDAIALNNSLEKYERSIMELNAFQKPPPAKATMEIIDLDNEEPPPAPSFNRAVKPRAESPIPPAPKSSKISIKIQNPGPSSSASSSARGAQVPPPPTTAINSSSAAQNRSSRFMPGMKEQENNSFKPFPIKGPVVLDKFGCFRLATVPATDNLADQRDKMHIYSRTNIHCRSSSRSLSRSRSRGRSRRKSKSLTRHRSKSSDRNGVKGRSRRSRSRSRSPRSRRTRRRSRSRSRSRGRRPSRGGRRRSPPTRRRSKTRSRSRGRRRSPSPFNPNRRPRPGSPIRRRRGNSPDDRKGSFGDSTPKKVFGNRVWQRPVDNSKQSRWGEKLDNKDNPSASSSSSSAPAPAAAAGASASKAPSGIDGRWKHDKFVKEDGISLEEIDKIITQAKKERKEEILQRDKKILKKNPTNNFL